TTGTGGTGAGAGTATTCCAAAACAGAACTTTGTGACAGATTGTGATTCCACACTATATATTATTACTTCCCATTTACACCTCTTACTTATATGCATTCTCCCTTGCATCAACTTGTAGGTTTATTACCAAATTGACGTGACTGCATCGGATTGAAGTAGCGGGAGAAGTAGAGTCAATGTGAGTGGAGGATGAAATGGACTCTTCCACAAGAGATATAAAAGAATCTACTACAGTACATACAGAAGATTCTACTACAGAATATATAGAAGACTCACAATAGTGTGCTTAAGTGAAAGTAGATATAAACTCTGCCAGTAGATGGATCTAACCACTAATATCCTTTTTAGAATGAGTTGTAACCAAGGAAAACACAATCTTTACTCCTATGTTGGAATTTAGAGCTGGTATACGCCTAATGTGCCAATTTATGTGTGCCCGTAAATGAGCAAAAAAAATGCTTAGGAACTGCTCGTGTAAAACTAATGTTTTGAAGGAAAGTTAAAGGTCCAGTTTGGAAACAAATTTCAGATTGCTTTATGGaggcaaaaaaatattttttttttgtgaagaaaAGAACTTTCTTTTTGACTTCTACTACTCGTTTCCAAACATGCTCTTAAAAATGGTGTGCATGCCGTTTATCCTAATCCCATCGAACCACATCAAAACTAAGCTGTATCAAAAACCAGCAAAGTATCCCACTGACCTTTGCGGTTTTTATACCTAGCTTTCGTTCCTTCCTTCCTTCGTTCCTAGTGCAAATAAAATTAGATCTCTTCCACCGCGACCTTCAAATATCATCTCAAAAAACATTCATTTTCTGGCAAGTTTTTCTTCGGATGAATCAATATTATAATCTACTTCAACTTGTTAAgtaacttcaattgtttttctGTGAAAGAGTTAGGGTTTTTTAAGATTATTACTTCCCTTAGTTTTGGCTACAAATCCATGATTAGGGTTATTAttagttgattttggaagattttaaAGTTACACCTTTATCAAGTTTTTGCTATCTCACTAAATTTGTGTGTTTAATTGCTATTTTAAGTTTGAATTATTGGTTGAAATTAGTTTTCCTCTAAGTATTTTAAAGAGTATTTTGTCAACCTTTCGTCTTGCTCATTTGTGTGGATTCTGATGTTTGGAGGGTTGCGTCTGTGTGAATTCACTTCGTTCTGTATACTAGGAATTAGGTCATGTTTGATGCTTCAACACATTTATCTACTTCTAATGTCAAAGTTTTGTGATATAGATAACTTACCGTATCAGTTAATGGATAATGTTGCAGAAATGCTATCCCTATGGTGTTATGAGCGGAGATTAATCTGCTGAAATGCAGCTCCGACACACCCTTTATTAGACAAGATATTAAGATGGCAGAAACTCAACGTAACAGAGAATTGTTATCTCCTCTAAACTTGAAAATTTGCCCTTTGCAATCTTTTTATTTTTGACTCTGGTGTTTCTAGATCTCCGTCAATTCATTCTTAGATACTGGTGTCTCTAATTTTGCCTCTTTGTATTGTTAAAATGTTTAGTGGGGATACATTGGTATGTAGATAAAAGTTACATGGGATAGCCCAAGGATATTTGATTTTTAGACACTAGATATCCAATATGTTGTCTCAATGTTTACTCGTATTTGGTTACAAGTCCACTTCAGATAGATCTGTAAACATTTCTCTGCTCTTGGGTGCAGCATTAAGTAGTTGACTTTTTACAAAAGGGATAAAGAAAGATAACTGACTTGATACTAATAGCAAAAATATTCTCAGTATATCTATTTTCTTTTGAAAGcatgtaaagttctgaatgtttTTAGCTTTTTACACTTACAATGCTCTTTGTAGTTTATGATCTGATAAAGTTGTTTTACTCTTGATGTCTAGGGAACATTTGAATCAGCCTAAAAATGGAGGATAGTGAATATCAAGGAGAGAGAGCTCCCTCTCGTGGAAATGAATGGGAAGTTGTCTCTCTTACGGCTTCGACATATGCTGCTGCCCCTGGTCCAAAAGGCTTGGATTCCGTCAATGATGATATGGGCAGTGATGTTGGTGGAGATGAAGTTGAAACGTCTACTGCAATGTTCATGTCTAAACATTTCGTCTTCCCACCGAGCCAGCACGAGAATCTACCAGTACAGCCTGATTGCAGTAACAGCGTCACTCAGGATTCTTTGCATCACAATGAAGTGTCTCGACTGGATATGGAGGAAGGTGAGAAATCTGAGAAATTTGACGAAGATAGTTGGAATATTAAAGGATTGGAAGTACTAGAAGAGTTGCACCACTCTCAGTTCTTTGATGAAAAGGGCGAAAATTCACctctttgtgaagaaagtattaGTTTCCAAGGGATAAAATTGGTCAACAAAGAGGATATTATAGACATGAATGCTAATCTCTGTTCATATCATGATGTTGAGGCAAGTTTAAGTGCATCCACAATCAGTGAGAGTACAACTGTTATGCCTGAACCTGGTGCTGCAGCCAAGTTGGATTCTTCTTCTAAAATCTCCGAATCTCACAATCCTCCAGAGGAAGATAACCATGGGCTTCCTTGTGAGGCGTGGTGGAAGAAACGCGCAACTTCTTGGTACAGTCAAGCTAAGGATGCAAATGCTCTGTGGTCTGTTGTCGTGGCTGCAGCTCTGATGGGGTTTGTAGTCATAGGGCACAGGTGGCAGCGAGAAAGTTCTCAAGGTCGCCAACTTAAGTGGCACTTCAGCATCAGCGATGAGGTATTCATTTCCCTGTTGGCAATCTTGTTATACTTTGTTGATACCATCTATGTCTTTTTGTGAACTAGCACTTCATAGCATTGATGATAATGATTGTGGCAGCTTATTGGTTATTCTCTGGTTTTATCGACATTGCATCATCAGTACGTGCATCTTATATTCTTTAAATATGATATTTTTAAAACTGTTCTCTTTCCATCGCTGAGTTTATTCCTTAATGGAGAAACAATGAAGCATGGAATGGAAGGGTTTGGAAGAGATACTATGCCCATTGAGCAAAGCCAAAAGGTTAACTTGCACTGTTTTATcgaatttttttccttttatatgtCAAATGACTCGTACATATTTTGCGATGTTATTTTTTACACGGAGACCTATAAATTACTGCTTTTCCTTCCGGAGTTATTACTTTAAAGAAACTCCTTACTGCTTTTCCTCTTATCCTTATGAAACCTTGGCCTACGATTATTTCTAAATTGGTTTAGTCTTAATTTTGAAAGTAGGGTTACAGATGATCTACGTAAGGTAGTTGCAGGAAGCCACTAGAGAACCTCCAATACAAGGAGGTTGGGTCTGTGTTAGTTAACCAAACTTACCGAATAGCAACCAGTATTTTTATACTTCTTTACCTAGATATGCACACAACAGTGAAAGATCGTTTCAATGAAATTGCATAGGAAATTTACCATTAGCATCTCATTTAAAGATCATGGATTATAAGTTCCACATATCggtttatttttaggatttccaaTTTTGATCAAAATTCAAACATAATGAAAATGCACttgttcttttcttctcttctcttttctaTTCTCAATTATTTTTTCCAAAGTGTGGTTAGTGGCTAATTCCTCGATCATATTTGTTGATGGGAATGCTTTTGCTTTTGAAATAGTAAATACTCAGTTTTGGATCGTCTTTTTCCGTCGTGACTCCCTTTTTTTCTATTGATGTTTTATTTTTTCACTTAGTAATATTCAGTGTACAAATTGATCTTACTGCAGAAGCTTTATAAGCTGCTGAACCCGATATCTCGTTTGAAAAATGTGGTTGTGGGTGGTGCTGCCCAGCGACAAAGTTTTTACATGATCAGGGCCAGTCCCTCTGCATAACATTAAGACAATGATGATGACGAAAAAGTTCATGGTGGGTTAATCTCAGTTGGTCCGACTGAGACACAATGTTGGATGTGTGATCAAGACTTATTTAACCTTTTGTTGCTTTGGTTGTAAATAACTTTTAAACATTGTGCTTATTATATATATTCAAGTTAGTCTTTGTGTGCAAAGTGTTAGGTTTTCTGGAACTTCTTTGTATGGGTTGTGCAGAGTGTATAGTCCAGTTCTCCCAGTGTTTTAAATTGTGTGCTTCTTGTATATTGCCTCCTTTTGTGTAATatcaatgggaaacaatttgcTACTTTAATGTAATATAAGTTTGTGTCTTCATTGCTTGCTTGTAATATAGTCAGACACATGAAAATGAGTGAAATTTAGAATTATGCTGTGCAGAAATTTTATTTACATCAGGAATGGTTGGTCGGAGAGGAGCATATGAAGGGTGCATTTCTCCATATTCAGGCAATCTCATGGTGTTTGCAAGGTTGTTTTCTCATGTTTTCCTCGTCTGAGGATTTTTGCCCCCCAAATGGTTGACCTCCTTGGCAGGGAGCAGTTAAAACTGTTGGAACTTTTTTTAGCCAAGTATTTTGCTTGCACTTGCAAGCTAGGAATGGTACACACACCGATGAACACGTAAACTTGAGCCGATGGTGGCAAATGTTGGGCTGAAATATCATTCCCGGAGTTCCAAAAttccaaaagaagagaaaaaatataAAGCGGGCAAACTAGTTCTGGTTCCTCTATCGATCGATTtgcagtcttttttttttccctctgctcattttgtaattcctcttcacTATCATCCACCCCAACTCCGTCTCCGATGCTGAGCTTCAATGGCACACCCTAGACAAGTAAGAAGTCCCTCTTGTCTCTTCCTCTCTACAGATTTTATTCATGAATCATTATATTAGGGTTTAAGATTTATCTGTCTGATTCTGGACTTCTGAGATGTCAAGTTTTTAATTCTCTAAGGTTTATACAAATTTGTACCTCTTTGAATGTGAATGTTGATAGTAATTGTTATTTCAGCTTTGCAAAAATGCAGAAAATTATCAAACGTGGTGTTACTCTTGGTGATAGGATTCATCGGACAATCATTTACTCGTATTTACAGAAACAATGTTGCTTTTCAATCTCCTCAAAATCAATTTCTAGTTCCAGTACTGATCCATTGCAAAAGTTGTCATAAAGACTGGTTAGCTCCAAATGAAGTCTTGAAAATCTTCAATACCATTAGAGATTCTGATTCACTTATGAACGCCTTGGAAAGAGTCTCACACCGTAAAGATTACAAACCTAATGAAACACTTTTCACTCTGGTGATTTCGAAGCTTTCTCAATCGAAGAATTTTGATGCAATTAATGATATTATGAAGAGAATCAAAACTGAAGAAAAGAGTCGGTGTAAGCTCTCGGATGATTTCTTTTACTTTGTTATTAAGATTTATGGAAATGTTGGTGGTTATGTTGAGGAAGCTGTTAGAACTCTCTTTGCGATGCCGGATTACAATTGCTGGCCGTCTACTAGAACTTTCAATTTTGTGCTTAACTTGCTTGTTTCTTCGAGACGGTATGAAATTATTCATGAAGTTTACTTGGGTGCTGCTAAATTGGGAGTGGTTGTTGATACTTGTTCTTTTAATATACTTATCAAAGGTTTATGTAAAAATGACGATGTGAAAG
This genomic stretch from Papaver somniferum cultivar HN1 chromosome 5, ASM357369v1, whole genome shotgun sequence harbors:
- the LOC113282972 gene encoding ATG8-interacting protein 1-like, encoding MEDSEYQGERAPSRGNEWEVVSLTASTYAAAPGPKGLDSVNDDMGSDVGGDEVETSTAMFMSKHFVFPPSQHENLPVQPDCSNSVTQDSLHHNEVSRLDMEEGEKSEKFDEDSWNIKGLEVLEELHHSQFFDEKGENSPLCEESISFQGIKLVNKEDIIDMNANLCSYHDVEASLSASTISESTTVMPEPGAAAKLDSSSKISESHNPPEEDNHGLPCEAWWKKRATSWYSQAKDANALWSVVVAAALMGFVVIGHRWQRESSQGRQLKWHFSISDEKLYKLLNPISRLKNVVVGGAAQRQSFYMIRASPSA